In Alkalihalobacterium alkalinitrilicum, a genomic segment contains:
- a CDS encoding PaaI family thioesterase has translation MIHQIMEELKGLSTDQLEEVQRVIQGYKSSMIKKEAGWNLHYFGRFIGVDEDEHGRDIMRLGKYNENTFGVAQGGALYTFADICLGKAIINRLNEGEKIFTLEMKMNYIKNGLGEKLYAKPNFLHWGNTTVVAQCNIEDENETLIAHALGTFYIVKPRK, from the coding sequence TTGATACATCAAATTATGGAAGAATTAAAGGGACTTTCAACAGATCAATTAGAAGAAGTACAACGTGTAATCCAAGGTTACAAATCATCAATGATTAAAAAGGAAGCTGGTTGGAATCTTCATTATTTTGGAAGATTTATAGGAGTGGATGAGGACGAACATGGAAGAGATATCATGCGACTAGGAAAGTATAATGAAAACACTTTCGGTGTTGCCCAAGGTGGTGCTCTTTACACCTTCGCTGACATTTGTCTCGGTAAAGCTATTATTAATAGATTAAACGAAGGAGAGAAGATTTTTACTCTCGAAATGAAAATGAATTATATAAAAAATGGTTTAGGGGAAAAACTATACGCCAAACCTAATTTTTTGCATTGGGGAAACACAACCGTTGTAGCTCAATGCAATATAGAGGACGAAAACGAAACTCTCATCGCACACGCACTAGGAACATTTTACATTGTAAAACCAAGAAAATAG
- a CDS encoding YycC family protein, which yields MRPLQISPETAQKLAKTLNVPLEQIMHMPQHILVAKLAEAEAKEKKEKETNE from the coding sequence ATGAGACCATTACAGATTTCACCAGAAACAGCACAAAAGCTAGCTAAAACCTTAAATGTTCCTTTAGAACAAATTATGCATATGCCTCAACATATCTTAGTTGCCAAATTAGCCGAAGCTGAAGCTAAGGAAAAGAAAGAGAAGGAAACAAACGAATAA
- a CDS encoding TetR/AcrR family transcriptional regulator, which translates to MSDIISHRSKPKTERGRITKLKLIEAAEGVFGELGFFQAGITDITREAGVALGTFYTYFQSKEEIFKDLVTFRLHELKKEIALETHGITDRLDLERKGLKVFFKFIQKHPFHYRLMRQSEFVDEKFHRKIYESFAAGYIRSLSKSMANKQIRKIDPEILVYCFMGISDYIGMRWVLWEKTEVDDRIIDELMTFISHGIANSQIPDLNKYIPDNSDLSIEYT; encoded by the coding sequence TTGTCAGATATAATTTCTCATAGATCAAAACCTAAGACAGAGCGAGGTAGAATAACAAAACTTAAACTAATTGAAGCCGCAGAAGGAGTTTTTGGGGAGCTTGGCTTTTTTCAAGCTGGTATAACTGATATTACAAGGGAAGCTGGAGTAGCTTTAGGTACGTTTTACACCTATTTTCAATCTAAAGAAGAAATTTTTAAAGATTTAGTAACGTTTAGGTTGCATGAACTAAAAAAGGAAATCGCTTTAGAAACACATGGTATTACAGATCGTCTTGACTTAGAAAGGAAAGGCCTAAAAGTATTTTTTAAATTTATACAAAAACACCCATTTCATTATCGGTTGATGCGTCAATCAGAATTTGTCGATGAGAAATTTCATCGGAAAATATATGAATCATTTGCAGCTGGCTATATTCGGAGTCTTTCAAAATCAATGGCAAACAAGCAGATCCGAAAAATCGACCCAGAAATACTAGTTTATTGTTTTATGGGTATCTCAGATTATATAGGTATGAGATGGGTATTGTGGGAAAAAACAGAAGTCGATGACAGGATCATAGATGAACTAATGACGTTTATTTCACATGGCATTGCTAATAGTCAGATTCCTGATTTAAACAAATACATTCCCGATAACAGTGATCTCTCAATAGAATATACATAA